One segment of Mycobacterium spongiae DNA contains the following:
- a CDS encoding PaaI family thioesterase has product MEATFEVISEAELARVNATYAPLTEAVRDLIDATIRTQADDALIEQARTAIEAVTRSLRSQRIRPSGVSYVVDGRPLPLANAAIGPCNPIAPPLVVNHEGGGKCWSEFVLGSAYEGPPGLVHGGVCALVLDHMLGEAASQGLTKPLFTGTISCKYLRGTPLGPLRAEAFVDHTEGVKAFARGFISGASGITVEADGVFVKPAWARDAE; this is encoded by the coding sequence GTGGAGGCCACTTTCGAGGTGATCAGCGAAGCGGAGCTTGCTCGGGTGAATGCGACGTACGCCCCGCTGACCGAAGCCGTTCGGGACCTCATCGATGCCACCATCCGGACTCAGGCTGACGACGCGCTCATCGAGCAGGCGCGGACCGCGATCGAGGCGGTGACCCGATCGTTGCGCAGCCAGCGGATCCGGCCTTCTGGCGTGAGCTATGTGGTCGACGGCCGCCCGTTGCCGTTGGCTAACGCCGCGATCGGTCCGTGCAATCCGATAGCCCCGCCGCTGGTCGTCAACCACGAGGGCGGCGGGAAGTGCTGGAGCGAGTTCGTGTTGGGCTCCGCCTACGAGGGCCCGCCCGGCCTGGTGCATGGCGGCGTCTGCGCCCTGGTGCTGGACCACATGCTCGGCGAGGCGGCCAGTCAGGGGCTGACCAAGCCGCTGTTCACCGGAACCATTTCATGCAAGTACCTGCGCGGCACTCCACTGGGACCGCTTCGCGCCGAAGCCTTCGTGGACCATACCGAGGGCGTCAAAGCCTTTGCCCGTGGCTTCATTTCGGGTGCTAGCGGCATCACGGTGGAGGCCGACGGGGTCTTCGTCAAACCAGCCTGGGCGCGCGACGCCGAATGA
- a CDS encoding bifunctional [glutamine synthetase] adenylyltransferase/[glutamine synthetase]-adenylyl-L-tyrosine phosphorylase, translated as MDPPAGERLAQLGWTEHDDQAHIDLLWSLSRAPDADAALRALVRLSENPETGWDELNAALLRERSLRGRLFAVLGSSVALGDHLVAHPQSWKLLRGTVSLPSPDQRRKSFTECIEASPADSGSIVHRLRVVYRDQMLVLAALDLAATVEDEPVLPFAVVAAQLADLADAAMAGALRVAEATVCGDRAPPRLAVIAMGKCGARELNYVSDVDVIFVAESADTLTTRVASEMMRVASSAFFEVDAGLRPEGRSGELVRTVESHVAYYERWAKTWEFQALLKARAAVGDAELAERYLNALMPMVWIACERDDFVVEVQAMRRRVEQLVPADVRGRELKLGSGGLRDVEFAVQLLQLVHGRSDKSLQVASTVDALAALGQGGYVGREDAANMTASYEFLRLLEHRLQLQRLKRTHLLPAPGDDEAVRWLARAAHIRPDGRRDAAGVLHDELKKQNIRVSRLHAKLFYQPLLESIGPTGLEIAHGMTAEAAERRLAALGYEGPQTALKHMSALVNQSGRRGTVQAVLLPRLLDWMSDAPDPDGGLLAYRRLSEALAPQSWYLATLRDKPPVAKRLVHVLGTSAYVPSLLMRAPDVIQNYGDGASGPKLLETEPAAVARALIASAARHLDPARAIAGARTLRRGELARIGSADLLGMVETTEVCHALTSVWVAVLQAALEAMIRAHLPDDGRAPAAIAVIGMGRLGGAELGYGSDADVMFVCEPASGVDDSLAVKWSTSVAEQVRRQLGTPSVDPPLEVDANLRPEGRSGPLVRTLGSYAAYYEQWAQPWEIQALLRAHAVAGDAELGQRFLLMADKTRYPPDGVSADAVREIRRIKARIESERLPRGADPNTNTKLGRGGLADIEWAVQLLQLRHAHEIKALHNTSTLRSLDAIAAAGLVPAAEVDLLRQAWLTATRARNALVLVRGKSTDQLPGPGRQLNAVAVAAGWRNDDGGEFLDNYLRVTRRAKAIVRKVFGS; from the coding sequence ATGGACCCTCCGGCAGGCGAGCGCCTGGCTCAGCTGGGTTGGACGGAGCACGACGACCAGGCACACATCGATCTGTTGTGGTCGCTGTCGCGCGCACCGGACGCCGACGCGGCACTACGTGCGTTGGTTCGGCTGTCGGAGAATCCTGAAACTGGATGGGACGAGCTCAATGCGGCCCTGCTGCGCGAGCGCAGCCTGCGGGGCCGGCTGTTCGCCGTGCTGGGCTCGTCGGTGGCGTTGGGGGATCACCTGGTTGCCCATCCGCAGTCGTGGAAACTGCTGCGCGGAACGGTCTCATTGCCCTCACCGGACCAGCGGCGGAAGTCATTCACCGAGTGCATCGAGGCATCACCGGCAGATTCCGGCTCGATCGTGCACCGACTGCGCGTCGTGTATCGCGACCAGATGCTGGTGCTGGCCGCCCTGGATCTGGCCGCGACGGTCGAGGACGAACCGGTGTTGCCGTTCGCCGTGGTGGCCGCGCAGCTGGCGGACTTGGCGGATGCTGCCATGGCTGGGGCGCTTCGGGTGGCCGAGGCGACTGTGTGCGGCGACCGCGCGCCGCCGCGCCTGGCGGTCATCGCGATGGGTAAGTGCGGTGCCCGTGAGCTGAACTATGTCAGCGACGTCGACGTCATCTTCGTCGCCGAGAGCGCCGACACCCTTACTACCCGTGTTGCCAGCGAGATGATGCGGGTGGCCTCGTCGGCGTTCTTCGAGGTGGATGCCGGGCTGCGACCCGAGGGCCGCAGCGGTGAGCTGGTCCGCACGGTCGAATCGCATGTCGCCTACTACGAGCGTTGGGCCAAGACGTGGGAGTTTCAGGCGCTGCTGAAGGCCCGCGCCGCCGTGGGAGACGCTGAATTGGCCGAGCGCTACCTGAACGCGTTGATGCCAATGGTGTGGATCGCGTGCGAGCGCGACGACTTCGTCGTGGAGGTTCAGGCGATGCGCCGGCGCGTCGAGCAACTCGTACCCGCAGACGTCCGTGGCCGCGAACTCAAGTTGGGCAGCGGCGGATTGCGAGACGTGGAGTTCGCGGTGCAGCTGTTGCAGTTGGTCCACGGACGCAGCGACAAGTCGCTGCAGGTGGCGTCCACGGTGGACGCGTTGGCGGCCCTAGGACAAGGGGGCTACGTCGGGCGCGAGGATGCGGCAAACATGACCGCCTCCTATGAGTTTCTCCGGCTGCTGGAGCACCGACTGCAATTGCAGCGACTCAAGCGCACCCATCTGCTGCCCGCACCCGGCGATGACGAGGCCGTGCGCTGGTTGGCGCGTGCCGCCCACATCCGGCCCGACGGGCGTCGGGACGCCGCCGGGGTGCTGCATGATGAGCTCAAGAAGCAGAACATCCGGGTGTCGCGCCTGCACGCCAAGCTCTTCTATCAGCCGCTGCTGGAATCGATCGGCCCGACCGGGTTGGAGATTGCCCACGGAATGACTGCCGAGGCCGCCGAACGCAGGCTGGCTGCACTGGGCTACGAAGGGCCGCAAACCGCGTTGAAGCACATGTCGGCATTGGTCAACCAGAGTGGCCGGCGCGGAACGGTGCAGGCGGTGCTGCTACCCAGGCTTTTGGACTGGATGTCGGACGCCCCCGATCCGGATGGCGGCTTGTTGGCCTACCGGCGACTGAGCGAGGCGCTGGCGCCGCAAAGCTGGTACCTGGCGACATTGCGGGATAAGCCGCCGGTGGCCAAGCGTCTGGTGCACGTGCTCGGCACCTCCGCGTACGTGCCGTCGCTGCTGATGCGCGCTCCAGACGTCATTCAGAATTACGGGGACGGGGCGTCGGGCCCCAAGCTGCTCGAGACCGAGCCGGCGGCGGTGGCGCGGGCCTTGATTGCGTCGGCGGCCCGCCACTTGGACCCGGCGCGGGCGATCGCCGGAGCTCGCACGTTGCGCCGCGGAGAGCTGGCTCGGATCGGCTCGGCTGACCTGCTGGGCATGGTGGAGACCACCGAAGTGTGCCACGCCCTCACGTCGGTGTGGGTGGCCGTGCTGCAGGCCGCGCTGGAGGCGATGATCCGGGCGCACCTTCCCGACGACGGACGTGCGCCGGCGGCCATCGCGGTCATCGGTATGGGCCGGCTGGGCGGTGCTGAGTTGGGTTACGGTTCCGACGCGGACGTGATGTTTGTCTGTGAGCCGGCCAGTGGTGTCGATGATTCGCTGGCGGTGAAATGGTCGACCTCGGTCGCCGAGCAGGTGCGGCGGCAACTGGGGACGCCCAGCGTCGACCCGCCGCTGGAAGTCGACGCGAATCTGCGCCCCGAAGGTCGCAGCGGTCCGCTGGTGCGCACCCTGGGGTCCTATGCCGCGTACTACGAGCAGTGGGCGCAGCCGTGGGAAATCCAGGCCCTGTTGCGGGCGCACGCGGTGGCCGGAGATGCGGAGCTAGGCCAGCGGTTCCTGTTGATGGCCGACAAGACGCGCTACCCGCCGGATGGGGTGTCCGCCGACGCGGTGCGCGAGATTCGTCGCATCAAGGCTCGTATCGAGTCCGAGCGCTTGCCGCGCGGCGCCGACCCCAACACCAACACCAAACTCGGCCGCGGGGGACTGGCCGACATCGAGTGGGCCGTGCAATTGCTGCAGCTGCGACACGCCCACGAGATCAAAGCCCTGCATAACACCTCGACGTTGCGATCTCTGGATGCGATTGCGGCTGCCGGCCTGGTCCCCGCGGCGGAGGTGGATCTGCTCCGGCAAGCGTGGCTGACCGCTACTCGGGCCCGCAACGCCCTGGTATTGGTGCGCGGCAAGTCCACCGACCAGCTGCCAGGGCCAGGACGTCAACTCAACGCGGTCGCGGTCGCCGCGGGCTGGCGAAACGACGACGGCGGCGAGTTCTTGGACAACTACTTGCGAGTGACACGACGCGCAAAAGCGATCGTACGCAAGGTATTCGGCAGCTAG
- the glnA gene encoding type I glutamate--ammonia ligase, whose protein sequence is MDRQKEFVLRTLEERDIRFVRLWFTDVLGFLKSVAIAPAELEGAFEEGIGFDGSSIEGFARVSESDTVAHPDPSTFQVLPWITSAGHHHSARIFCDITMPDGSPSWADPRHVLRRQLTKANELGFSCYVHPEVEFFLLEAGPHDGSEPIPIDNAGYFDQAVHGSASQFRWNAVEALEFMGISVEFSHHEGAPGQQEIDLRFADALSMADNVMTFRYVIKEVALQEGVRASFMPKPFGQHPGSAMHTHMSLFEGDVNAFHNADDPLQLSDVGKSFIAGILEHASEISAVTNQWVNSYKRLVHGGEAPTAASWGAANRSALVRVPMYTPHKTSSRRVEVRSPDSACNPYLTFAVLLAAGLRGVEKGYVLGPQAEDNVWDLTPEERRTMGYRELPSSLDSALSAMEASELVAEALGEHVFDFFLRNKRREWANYRSHVTPYELRAYLSL, encoded by the coding sequence ATGGATCGGCAGAAGGAATTCGTCCTCCGCACGCTGGAAGAGCGCGACATCCGCTTTGTCCGGCTTTGGTTCACAGATGTGCTCGGTTTCCTCAAGTCGGTCGCCATCGCTCCCGCTGAACTCGAGGGCGCCTTCGAGGAAGGCATCGGCTTCGACGGATCGTCGATCGAGGGCTTCGCGAGGGTTTCGGAATCCGACACGGTGGCGCACCCCGATCCGTCCACCTTCCAGGTGCTGCCCTGGATCACCAGCGCCGGTCACCACCACTCAGCGCGAATTTTCTGCGACATCACGATGCCGGACGGCTCACCGTCGTGGGCGGATCCGCGGCACGTGCTGCGCCGGCAGCTGACGAAGGCCAACGAACTTGGTTTCTCGTGCTACGTGCATCCCGAAGTCGAGTTCTTCCTGTTGGAGGCCGGCCCCCACGATGGGTCAGAGCCCATCCCGATCGACAACGCCGGCTATTTCGACCAGGCGGTGCACGGATCCGCCTCCCAATTTCGCTGGAACGCGGTCGAGGCCCTGGAGTTCATGGGTATCTCGGTGGAGTTCAGCCACCACGAAGGCGCACCGGGCCAGCAGGAGATCGACCTGCGCTTCGCCGACGCCTTGTCGATGGCCGACAACGTGATGACCTTCCGCTATGTCATAAAAGAAGTCGCACTTCAGGAAGGCGTGCGGGCGAGCTTCATGCCCAAGCCGTTCGGGCAGCATCCGGGATCGGCGATGCACACTCATATGAGCCTGTTTGAGGGCGACGTCAACGCCTTCCACAACGCAGACGATCCGCTGCAGCTGTCGGACGTGGGCAAGTCGTTCATCGCCGGGATCCTTGAGCATGCCTCGGAGATCAGTGCGGTCACCAATCAGTGGGTCAATTCCTACAAGCGGCTCGTGCACGGCGGCGAGGCGCCGACGGCGGCGTCGTGGGGCGCTGCCAACCGCTCGGCGCTGGTCCGGGTGCCGATGTACACCCCGCACAAGACGTCGTCACGACGCGTCGAGGTACGCAGCCCAGACTCGGCGTGCAACCCGTACTTGACGTTCGCGGTGCTGCTTGCCGCCGGACTGCGCGGGGTGGAGAAGGGCTACGTGCTGGGCCCGCAGGCCGAGGACAACGTTTGGGATCTCACCCCTGAGGAACGCCGCACGATGGGGTACCGGGAGCTGCCGTCAAGTCTGGACAGTGCGCTTAGCGCCATGGAGGCCTCCGAGCTCGTGGCGGAGGCTTTGGGCGAGCATGTTTTTGACTTCTTCTTGCGCAACAAGCGCAGAGAGTGGGCTAACTACCGCAGTCACGTCACCCCGTACGAGCTGCGCGCCTACCTGTCGCTGTAG
- a CDS encoding PE family protein, with protein MSFVIAAPEMVAAAATNLASIGSTLSAANSAAALPTTGVLAAGADEVSAAIAELFGAHAQAYQALSDEATTFHDQFVRTLNSGAGTYVSAEADNARQNLLSAINAPTRELLGRPLIGNGADGLTIDGVGQPGEPGGLLYGNGGNGGNSTNPGVTGGAGGAGGLIGNGGAGGHGGPGSSGAVGATAGAGGAGGSGGAGGWLYGAGGAGGNGGIGGSAGQAGTGGLGGAGGSGGAGGWLYGAGGAGGDGGQGGTGGPGDTGGNGGNGGNGGAGGAAGLFGHGGVAGEGGGGGRGGNGGGFGGFGGTGGDGGNGGAGGWIHGNGGAAGDGGNGAFGGDGGDTGADVGGNGGGGGFGGNGGGGGRGGWLSGDGGAAGNGGNGGGGGKGENGVGTADGGSGGLGGDGGVGGSGALGGWFYGSGGAGGTGGEGGGGGNGGEAEGTGTGGGGGFGGSGGDGGNGARGWLVGNGGAGGFGGNGGNGGNGGIGAPGGAGGGGGDGAAAGSGGSGGWVYGNGGAGGNGGNGGGGGDGVGGFASGGNGGNGGDGGDAVLIGSGGNGGAGGSGAADGLSGAGGSGGLLFGQPGAPAG; from the coding sequence ATGTCGTTTGTGATCGCAGCGCCGGAAATGGTCGCCGCAGCAGCCACCAATCTGGCCAGTATCGGTTCCACGCTCAGCGCCGCCAATTCAGCCGCCGCCCTCCCGACGACCGGGGTGTTGGCGGCCGGTGCCGACGAGGTATCGGCGGCCATCGCGGAGTTGTTCGGGGCGCACGCCCAGGCCTATCAAGCCCTCAGCGACGAAGCGACGACTTTCCATGACCAATTCGTGCGGACCCTCAACAGCGGTGCGGGCACCTATGTGAGCGCCGAGGCCGACAACGCCCGGCAGAATCTGCTCAGCGCGATCAACGCCCCCACCCGTGAGCTGCTGGGGCGCCCGTTGATCGGCAACGGCGCCGACGGACTCACCATCGACGGGGTGGGGCAACCCGGCGAGCCGGGCGGGTTGCTCTACGGCAACGGCGGCAACGGCGGCAACAGCACCAATCCGGGGGTGACCGGAGGCGCCGGCGGGGCCGGCGGACTGATCGGCAACGGCGGAGCCGGCGGACACGGCGGGCCCGGCAGCTCCGGTGCAGTAGGCGCTACCGCCGGTGCCGGCGGGGCCGGCGGCAGTGGCGGGGCCGGCGGGTGGCTGTACGGGGCCGGCGGGGCCGGCGGGAACGGCGGTATCGGCGGTAGCGCCGGGCAAGCCGGTACCGGCGGCCTTGGCGGGGCGGGCGGCAGTGGCGGGGCCGGCGGGTGGCTGTACGGGGCCGGCGGGGCCGGCGGTGACGGCGGGCAAGGCGGCACTGGCGGGCCCGGCGACACCGGCGGCAACGGCGGCAACGGTGGCAACGGCGGCGCCGGCGGGGCCGCCGGCCTGTTCGGCCACGGCGGCGTCGCCGGAGAAGGCGGTGGCGGCGGCCGCGGCGGCAACGGTGGCGGCTTCGGCGGCTTCGGCGGTACCGGCGGCGACGGCGGTAACGGCGGCGCCGGAGGATGGATTCACGGCAACGGAGGTGCCGCGGGCGACGGCGGCAATGGCGCCTTCGGCGGCGACGGCGGCGACACCGGCGCTGACGTCGGCGGCAACGGCGGCGGCGGCGGCTTCGGCGGCAACGGCGGCGGCGGCGGCCGCGGCGGGTGGCTGTCCGGCGACGGCGGGGCCGCCGGGAACGGCGGCAACGGCGGCGGCGGCGGCAAGGGCGAGAACGGCGTCGGCACCGCAGACGGCGGTTCCGGGGGCCTCGGCGGTGACGGGGGTGTCGGCGGTTCCGGTGCGCTGGGTGGGTGGTTCTACGGCAGCGGCGGTGCCGGCGGGACCGGCGGCGAGGGCGGCGGGGGCGGAAACGGCGGCGAGGCCGAAGGGACCGGCACGGGCGGAGGCGGCGGCTTCGGTGGTTCCGGCGGCGACGGCGGCAATGGGGCACGTGGCTGGCTCGTCGGCAACGGCGGAGCAGGTGGATTCGGCGGCAACGGCGGCAATGGCGGCAACGGCGGCATCGGCGCCCCCGGCGGTGCTGGCGGCGGCGGCGGCGACGGCGCCGCCGCCGGTTCGGGCGGCTCCGGTGGGTGGGTGTACGGGAACGGCGGGGCCGGCGGGAACGGCGGCAACGGCGGCGGTGGCGGCGACGGTGTCGGCGGATTCGCGAGCGGTGGTAACGGCGGCAACGGCGGCGACGGCGGTGATGCCGTCCTGATCGGCAGCGGCGGTAACGGTGGGGCCGGCGGCAGCGGCGCCGCCGACGGCCTCAGCGGAGCCGGGGGCAGTGGCGGGCTCCTGTTCGGCCAGCCTGGGGCTCCGGCGGGCTAG
- a CDS encoding alpha/beta hydrolase, which translates to MAPMLRLRPLSSALLSLGLLLGMPAGAPLPVAGATPELDPGPTPSPSAPTAARQQGWGACNGFIGHIGHLPTAQCATVSVPVDYDRPGGAHANLAVIRVPASGQRMGALFLNPGGPGASAVDMVAAMAPAISGTAISRHFDLVGFDPRGVGHSTPALRCRTDAEFDAYRRDPMVDYSPAGVAHIEQVHQRIAQGCIDRMGVSFLANIGTASTARDMDLVRQALGDEQINYLGYSYGTELGTAYVERFGDHVRAMVLDGAIDPTVDPIEENINQMAGFQTVFNDYAANCARSTACPLGTDPAQWVNRYHALVDPLVETPGRTSDPRGLSYADATTGTVNALYTPQHWKFLTSGLLGLQRGTDAGDLLLLADDYDGRDPNGHYSNNQDAFNAIRCVDAPTPTDPAAWVSADQRLRQAAPFLSYGSFTGSAPRDLCAVWPVPATSTPHPASPAAPGKVVVVSTTHDPATPYQAGVDLARQLGGPLITFDGAQHTAVFDGNQCVDTAVVRYFVEGVVPPANVHCRP; encoded by the coding sequence ATGGCGCCCATGCTGCGTCTGAGACCGTTGAGCTCGGCGCTGTTGTCGCTTGGGCTGCTGCTGGGCATGCCGGCAGGAGCACCACTTCCGGTGGCTGGCGCGACCCCGGAACTCGATCCTGGACCGACCCCGAGTCCGAGCGCGCCGACCGCGGCGCGTCAACAGGGCTGGGGTGCTTGCAACGGCTTCATCGGCCACATAGGTCACCTCCCCACCGCACAATGCGCCACAGTGTCGGTTCCGGTCGACTACGACAGGCCTGGCGGGGCACACGCGAATCTGGCGGTGATCCGTGTTCCCGCCAGCGGCCAGCGGATGGGAGCGCTGTTCCTCAATCCAGGAGGGCCGGGGGCATCAGCAGTCGACATGGTCGCCGCGATGGCGCCCGCGATCAGTGGCACCGCAATTAGCCGTCATTTCGACCTAGTGGGCTTTGATCCGAGGGGAGTCGGCCACTCGACCCCGGCGTTGCGTTGCCGCACCGATGCCGAGTTCGACGCCTACCGGCGCGATCCGATGGTCGACTACAGCCCGGCTGGGGTAGCGCACATCGAGCAGGTCCACCAGCGGATTGCTCAGGGCTGTATTGACCGGATGGGCGTTAGCTTCTTGGCGAACATCGGCACCGCGTCCACCGCGCGCGATATGGACCTGGTCCGCCAGGCGCTAGGCGATGAGCAGATCAACTACCTCGGATACAGCTACGGCACCGAGTTGGGTACCGCCTACGTCGAACGGTTCGGTGATCACGTGCGGGCGATGGTGCTCGACGGCGCCATCGACCCAACTGTCGACCCCATCGAAGAAAACATCAACCAGATGGCGGGCTTTCAGACCGTTTTCAACGACTACGCCGCGAACTGCGCCCGCTCGACCGCCTGCCCGCTGGGCACCGACCCCGCTCAATGGGTCAACCGCTACCACGCCCTGGTCGACCCCTTGGTCGAAACGCCCGGCCGGACGTCGGATCCCCGCGGCCTGAGCTACGCAGACGCGACGACCGGCACCGTCAACGCGCTCTACACCCCGCAGCACTGGAAATTCCTGACCAGTGGTCTCCTTGGGCTGCAGCGTGGCACGGACGCCGGCGACCTGTTGTTGCTCGCCGACGACTACGACGGCCGCGACCCCAATGGGCACTACAGCAACAACCAGGACGCCTTCAACGCAATCCGGTGCGTGGACGCGCCAACACCCACGGATCCGGCGGCCTGGGTCTCCGCCGACCAGCGGCTGCGCCAGGCCGCTCCGTTCCTCAGCTACGGGAGCTTCACCGGCTCCGCCCCCCGTGATCTGTGCGCCGTGTGGCCAGTGCCGGCCACGTCCACACCGCACCCGGCGTCGCCGGCGGCGCCGGGCAAGGTCGTCGTGGTATCCACGACCCACGATCCGGCCACTCCCTACCAAGCGGGAGTCGACTTGGCCCGTCAGCTGGGCGGCCCGCTGATCACGTTCGACGGCGCCCAGCACACCGCCGTGTTCGACGGCAACCAATGCGTGGATACCGCCGTGGTGCGCTACTTCGTCGAGGGGGTCGTGCCGCCGGCGAATGTGCACTGCCGCCCCTAG
- a CDS encoding alpha/beta hydrolase encodes MGMGLTRRDKKARILLIGTALAVVAVVLAGCIRVVGGRAHMAEPKLGDPVRWSPCRSSNPEVKIPGGALCGRLAVPVDYDNLDGDVASLALIRFPATGDKIGSLVINPGGPGESGIEAALGVFQTLPRRVHQRFDLVGFDPRGVGSSRPAIWCNSDADNDQLRAEPQVDYSQAGVEYLEDQTKQFVGRCVAKMGKNFLANVGTVNVARDLEAIRVALGDDKLTYLGYSYGTRIGSAYAEAYPQRVRAMILDGAVDPNADPIEANLRQAKGFQDAFNDYAADCSQDSSCPLGTDPAKAVDVYHSLVDALVDPDDPRVSRPARTKDKRGLSYSDAIVGTIMALYSPNLWQHLTDGLAELADHRGDTMLALADMYMRRDARGHYNNSTDARVAINCVDQPPITDRAKIVDEDRRSREIAPFMSYGKFTGYAPLGTCAFWPVPPTSTPHTVSAPGLAPTVVVSTTHDPATPYKAGVDLANQLRGSLLTFKGTQHTVVFQGESCIDDYVTAYLIGGTTPPSGAKC; translated from the coding sequence GTGGGCATGGGGCTGACTCGCCGCGACAAGAAGGCGCGCATTTTGCTGATCGGGACCGCGCTGGCCGTCGTGGCGGTGGTGCTCGCGGGCTGCATTCGCGTGGTCGGCGGGCGTGCGCACATGGCCGAGCCGAAGCTGGGCGACCCGGTGCGGTGGTCGCCGTGTCGCTCCTCCAACCCCGAGGTGAAGATCCCGGGTGGCGCCCTGTGCGGCAGGCTTGCCGTGCCCGTCGACTACGACAACCTCGACGGCGATGTGGCCTCGTTGGCGTTGATTCGATTTCCCGCGACGGGCGACAAAATCGGTTCATTGGTTATCAATCCCGGTGGCCCCGGCGAATCCGGCATCGAGGCGGCGCTGGGTGTTTTCCAGACCCTGCCGAGGCGAGTCCATCAGCGTTTCGACCTGGTGGGGTTCGACCCGCGCGGGGTGGGTTCGTCGCGGCCGGCCATTTGGTGCAATTCGGACGCCGACAATGACCAGCTGCGCGCCGAGCCGCAAGTTGATTACAGCCAGGCGGGCGTCGAGTACTTGGAGGACCAAACCAAGCAATTCGTTGGCCGCTGCGTGGCGAAGATGGGCAAGAATTTCTTGGCGAATGTCGGGACGGTCAACGTCGCCAGGGACTTGGAGGCCATTCGCGTCGCGCTCGGTGACGACAAACTCACCTATCTCGGCTACTCGTACGGAACGCGGATCGGTTCGGCTTACGCCGAGGCCTACCCACAGCGAGTGCGGGCGATGATCCTTGACGGCGCTGTCGACCCCAATGCCGATCCCATAGAGGCCAACCTGCGTCAGGCCAAGGGGTTCCAGGACGCGTTCAACGACTACGCCGCCGACTGCTCCCAGGATTCGAGTTGCCCGCTGGGCACTGACCCGGCCAAGGCTGTCGACGTGTACCACAGCCTGGTGGACGCCCTGGTCGACCCCGACGACCCGAGAGTCAGTAGGCCGGCGCGCACCAAGGACAAGCGCGGGCTGAGCTACAGCGACGCCATCGTGGGGACCATCATGGCGCTGTACTCACCCAATTTGTGGCAGCACCTGACCGATGGTCTCGCGGAGCTGGCTGACCATCGCGGAGACACCATGCTCGCCCTGGCCGACATGTACATGCGTCGCGACGCGCGTGGGCACTACAACAATTCCACCGACGCGCGGGTGGCGATCAATTGTGTTGACCAGCCGCCGATCACCGATCGCGCCAAGATCGTTGACGAAGACCGCCGCTCCCGCGAGATCGCACCGTTCATGAGCTACGGGAAGTTCACCGGGTACGCGCCCCTGGGCACCTGCGCGTTTTGGCCGGTGCCGCCGACCAGCACGCCGCACACGGTCTCGGCGCCCGGTCTCGCGCCGACGGTGGTGGTATCGACGACTCACGATCCGGCCACGCCGTACAAGGCTGGCGTCGACCTGGCCAACCAGCTGCGCGGCTCGTTGCTCACCTTCAAAGGAACCCAGCACACCGTGGTTTTCCAGGGTGAAAGCTGTATCGACGACTACGTGACGGCGTACTTGATCGGTGGCACTACGCCGCCAAGCGGCGCCAAGTGCTAG
- the panB gene encoding 3-methyl-2-oxobutanoate hydroxymethyltransferase, translating to MSEQNVYGADRSTNSSRPRAQIRTHHLQKMKAEGHKWAMLTAYDYSTARIFDEAGIPVLLVGDSAANVVYGYDTTVPVCIDELIPLVRGVVRGAQHALVVADLPFGSYEAGPAAALASATRFMKEAGAHAVKLEGGERVADQIACLTSAGIPVMAHIGFTPQSVNTLGGFRVQGRGDAAEQTVADAIAVAEAGAFSVVMEMVPAELATQLTGKLTIPTIGIGAGPNCDAQVLVWQDMAGMSGGKSPRFVKRYADVGTELRRAATQYAEEVAGGAFPADEHCF from the coding sequence ATGTCTGAGCAGAATGTCTATGGGGCTGACCGCTCCACAAACTCCTCGAGACCACGGGCCCAGATCCGTACCCACCACCTGCAGAAAATGAAGGCCGAAGGCCACAAGTGGGCCATGTTGACGGCCTATGACTACTCCACTGCCAGGATCTTCGACGAAGCCGGCATCCCGGTGCTGCTAGTCGGCGATTCGGCGGCGAACGTCGTGTACGGCTACGACACGACGGTGCCTGTGTGTATCGATGAGCTGATTCCGCTGGTTCGCGGCGTGGTCAGGGGCGCCCAGCACGCCCTGGTCGTCGCCGACCTGCCATTCGGCAGCTACGAGGCGGGACCCGCTGCGGCGCTGGCGAGCGCCACCCGGTTCATGAAGGAAGCTGGGGCGCACGCCGTCAAGCTCGAAGGCGGCGAGCGGGTGGCGGACCAGATCGCTTGCCTCACCTCCGCGGGAATCCCGGTCATGGCGCACATCGGTTTCACCCCGCAAAGCGTGAACACCCTCGGCGGCTTCCGGGTGCAAGGCCGTGGCGACGCGGCCGAACAGACCGTGGCCGATGCCATCGCAGTGGCAGAAGCCGGAGCCTTTTCTGTCGTCATGGAGATGGTGCCGGCCGAATTGGCTACGCAGCTCACCGGCAAGCTCACCATTCCGACCATCGGTATCGGAGCCGGTCCAAACTGCGATGCCCAGGTCCTGGTCTGGCAGGACATGGCCGGGATGAGCGGCGGCAAGAGCCCCCGCTTCGTCAAGCGATACGCCGACGTCGGCACCGAATTGCGCCGTGCCGCGACGCAGTACGCGGAAGAGGTTGCCGGCGGGGCGTTCCCTGCCGACGAGCATTGCTTTTAG